From a region of the Vanrija pseudolonga chromosome 2, complete sequence genome:
- the aste1 gene encoding Protein asteroid 1: MGVRGLQTFLKENRQSLCRSVILDRDGAGARATVPVVVDAWGVIYQLYLDALPWASGGEYLRFYRLTRRLVKAWRAAGLDPTFVFDGASPPEKHATQLERMQGHVSTARMFYTISAATRSGPSFSRGSAILPPFAAPTFARALASLDVPVKFVPRGEADGACVVLADELGGYVLGKDTDFVVLAAAASDRLKGYCPLDMLEWIEGTPDAENEADGGSFTTVTTKQRPGRRTSRLLPPARYNNPTLVLAAYATPALCRLLRLPASTLPLFSSLLGNDYTPANVPELLSAGVTKPSDRIHGVARALREQLDRPRSKDDNAAAELVFRVVRKLCTRPYVNDSELRELADAIIDATMQYSLPTRDCCSVYPFCGELDVAGCTTSLSRMSTPGGTPPEPSPVLKAYSSAQRAGFLNLVTHAWLYPDRVYLYPGLEDPAGPSTRASAAGTAVRYAAYAIADEALGGLRFPAVSGDELEELMQDKEARKLLGVDEGGEDDGESIAESSTSAPDDEADTTLVATTPPRAVVEYLRQGSSNRVGPRRNDLPTLPTSDAPASLKPLPERLGLYLEHLGSKTPLVEALPPRLQPLVAAVRLCVVQAAEADTTGSRRWLKSEVEAVLRAGIGSLTGWELLRDDDDDAFDDTENEYPTLTNRSAELVAQLTAAFTDAQVLAQALLLLPENGVTHLLPYAFISGVALHTALAGVDPSPSTGWRWTAGARDRFKDAKDAVLDLGDDMFGFTRAPKSPPRPKAKGKRPAANGRKVNGGGGGGGSRFDLLSSVDGL, from the exons ATGGGCGTGCGCGGCCTTCAGACGTTCCTAAAAGAGAACCGCCAGTCGCTCTGCCGCTCCGTCATCCTCGACCGGGacggggcgggcgcgcgcgcgacagtccccgtcgtcgtcgacgcctgGGG CGTCATCTACCAGCTGtacctcgacgcgctgccatgggcctcgggcggcgagtACCTCCGCTTCTACCGCCTCACGCGGCGGCTCGTCAAGGCATGGCGTGCGGCGGGGCTCGACCCGACATTTGTGTTCGATG GCGCATCCCCGCCTGAGAAGCACGcgacgcagctcgagcgcatgcAGGGCCACGTGTCGACCGCGCGCATGTTCTACAccatctcggcggcgacgcgctccggCCCGTCCTTCTCGCGCGGGTCGGCCATCCTCCCGCCcttcgcggcgccgacgttcgcccgcgcgctcgcgagccTCGACGTGCCAGTCAAGTTTgtgccgcgcggcgaggcggacggggcgtgcgtcgtgctcgctgaTGAGCTTGGTGGGTacgtcctcggcaaggacaCGGACTttgtcgtgctcgccgctgcggcgagcgacagGCTCAAGGGATACTGCCCGCTCGACATGCTCGAGTGGATCGAGGgcacgcccgacgccgagaacgaggccgacggcggcagcttCACGACGGTGACGACTAAGCAGCGCCCCGGGCGGAGGACGTCGAGACTCCTCCCTCCTGCGCGGTACAACAACCccacgctcgtgctcgctgcttatgcgacgccggcgctgtGCCGCCTGCTCAGACTGCCAGCGAGCACGCTCCCACTGTTCTCTTCGCTCCTCGGCAATGACTACACGCCTGCAAACGTCCCAGAACTCCTCTCGGCCGGCGTGACGAAGCCTTCCGATCGGATACACGGCGTCGCAAgagcgctgcgcgagcagctcgaccgccCGAGGTCGAAAGACGACAACGCGGCAGCCGAGCTCGTCTTTCGTGTTGTCCGCAAGCTGTGTACCCGCCCCTATGTCAACGACAGCGAGCTGAGAGAGCTGGCTGACGCCATCATCGACGCTACGATGCAGTactcgctgccgacgcggGACTGCTGCTCGGTGTATCCCTTCTgcggcgagcttgacgtTGCCGGCTGCACGACGTCCCTCAGCCGCATGTCAACGCCGGGCGGTACGCCACCAGAGCCGTCACCTGTGCTCAAGGCCTACTCGTctgcccagcgcgccgggTTCCTCAACCTCGTCACACACGCCTGGCTGTACCCCGACCGCGTGTACCTCTACCCCGGGCTCGAGGACCCCGCGGGGCCAAGCActcgcgcgtcggcggcgggcacggctGTCCGCTACGCTGCCTACGCGATCGCGGACGAGGCACTCGGGGGGTTACGCTTCCCTGCGGTCtctggcgacgagctcgaggagctcatgCAGGACAAGGAGGCGAGAAAGCTCTTGGGCGTggacgagggcggtgaggacgacggcgagagcaTCGCGGAatcgagcacctcggcccccgacgacgaggcggacacgacgctcgtcgcgacgacaCCACCTCGTGCCGTGGTCGAGTACCTGCGGCAGGGGTCGTCGAACCGCGTCGGACCGCGGCGCAACGACCTGCCGACCCTCCCCACGTCGGACGCGCCAGCGTCCCTCAAGCCGTTAcccgagcgccttggcctgtATCTCGAGCACCTGGGCTCCAAGACGCCGCTGGTCGAGGCGCTTCCCCCGCGTCTCCAGCCGctggtcgccgccgtccggCTGTGCGTCgtgcaggccgccgaggccgacacgaCGGGCTCGCGCAGGTGGTTAAAGTCTGAAGTCGAGGCCGTCCTCCGCGCCGGGATCGGCAGCCTCACGGGCTGGGAACTGctccgcgacgacgatgacgatgcgTTCGACGACACGGAGAACGAGTATCCGACGCTCACGAaccgcagcgccgagctcgtcgcgcagctcaccGCGGCCTTCACCGACGCGCAGGtgctcgcgcaggcgctcctcctcctgcccgAGAACGGCGTGACGCATCTCCTGCCGTACGCGTTCATCtcgggcgtcgcgctccatacggcgctcgctggcgtcgaTCCCTCCCCGTCCACTGGGTGGCGGTGGACCGCTGGCGCCCGCGACCGGTTcaaggacgccaaggacgccgtgctcgacctcggggaCGACATGTTTGGCTTCACTCGCGCGCCAAAGTCCCCGCCCCggcccaaggccaagggcaagcggccggcggcgaacGGGCGCAAGGTcaacggtggtggtggtggtggcggcagccgcTTCGACTTGCTCAGTAGCGTTGATGGGCTGTAG
- the RPL20B gene encoding 60S ribosomal protein L20-B, which translates to MGRFTEYSVVGRKLPTESEPEPKLYRMRIFAPNDVVAKSRFWYYLRQLKKVKKASGEIVALNIISEAKPQKVKNFAIWLRYDSRSGTHNMVKEFRALSRAEAVEAMYQDMAARHRARFRNVQILRVAEVEKKEDIRRPYIKQLLEPGLKFPLPHRRTKSKAWFAANRPSTWA; encoded by the exons ATGGGTCGCTTCACTGAGTACTCCGTCGTCGGACGCAAGCTCCCTACGGAGTCCGAGCCTGAGCCCAAGCTCTACCGCATGCGCATCTTCGCGCCCAACGACGTTGTCGCCAAGTCGCGCTTCTGGTACTACCTCCGCCAGCTCAAGAAGGTCAAGAAGGCCTCGGGTGAGATCGTTGCCCTCAACATC ATCTCTGAGGCCAAGCCCCAGAAGGTCAAGAACTTCGCCATCTGGCTCCGTTACGACTCGCGCTCCGGCACCCACAACATGGTCAAGGAGTTCCGTGCCctctcgcgcgccgaggccgtcgaggccatgtACCAGGACATGGCCGCCCGCCACCGTGCCCGTTTCCGCAACGTCCAGATCctccgcgtcgccgaggttgagaagaaggaggacatCCGCAGGCCCTACAtcaagcagctcctcgagcccGGCCTCAAGTTCCCTCTCCCCCACCGCCGCACCAAGTCCAAGGCTTGGTTCGCCGCCAACCGCCCCTCGACCTGGGCTTAA